DNA sequence from the Sceloporus undulatus isolate JIND9_A2432 ecotype Alabama chromosome 4, SceUnd_v1.1, whole genome shotgun sequence genome:
TGAATATGAACCTACAGAATGTTACCAGCTAGAAGCTACATTTTATATTAACAATTATTGTTTCTAAGGACTTCTGACTCTACTTACAGAAATCTTAAGAACTGAGTAGCAGAAAGGATCCTGGATTTCTCTGCATCAATTGTATGTAAGAATTGGAACAACACTGAAGGATCACTCAAACCAGTCCCAAGCACATTAAACTATGGAACTGTTGAACAGGAAGAAGGAAAGCACACTGGTTCTTCTTGTGTATTTTTTCAGCAGCTTAATCTACAGAAATTAATTATGTGAAGCTTTTCACGTGCAAATATGTCCTCCGTTCATCGCCTTGCGAATTTTGTTGTTGACCCATCTGTGGGCCCTATTAAGGATGTGTGGCTCACAACCACATCTCCAAACTTGGCGTGGCAACATTGCTGACCATATTAACTTAACAAAAGGCCATCTCTCTCGAATGAAACACATGTCGCGTATGGCCTGAAGAACCAGGGCTTTGCCTTTCACAAAACTCAAATCATTGCCGCCCAAATGTATAACCAGAACATGAGGGGGCAGACACTGGCTTTCGCCAAACAACAGCTGCAGGAGTCCATGCCACCACAGGCCACATTTACCTCTCCACTCAACGATGGCCTTATCTGGCAGCCCCGCTGGCTTCCgaaatggctcctcctggcttggcTGGCCACCCAGAACACCATGCTGTGTCCGCAGATCAACACACAGTGTCTCATCACTGAGCAAACTGCatctgaaacaaaacaacaacagatttaatGAGACAGAGGTCTCACATATGATCGATAGGCTTTGGATCCATCGACCAATCTTTTGAATGTCATTGGAAGACATGCCCAATGCCGCTGCAGTGGATGCCGCACCTATGCGGAAAGAGTAGGTGGCAAATTTGACTCCCCGAAGTCCTAAAACATCCAAAGCTTTGGATGTAACAGACCAAAATTGAAATTTGGTAAGAGGAGAGCCATCTCAATGGCAGAATAAAGGACCAAGTGAAGGATCCCTAATGATCAGGAAGGACCGCATTGCACTAACAGGGCAAAGTAATTTATCAGTGCAAGTCAATCACTTGATTTGCCTACCCTTGGCCAACTGATCGGTCCTGGAAGTTCgtatataaagaaataatataaaatataatataaaaagaaTGGGCTGaggtgttatattgttttaatgtgttttaaacatttttatcattttaaattatttgatattttaacatgcaaattgttttaattactgtagtaatttaattctgttttaatgtactattcttgtatgcttttaactgtatgttttttttaatattgtaagccaccctgaatcCCAATCCTGGGAGAAGGATAGGATATAATCATAATCTTAATCataatacatatatgtgtgttgggttacagctagggttgccataacccggcggcccccgtgccaatcacggttttggggggcccctcccggtcccggtccggtttgggcccccacccgtgccatGTTCCCGATTCGGCGCCCCCTCCGGCCATTGCCGCGGCTTCTGCAGCACAACCCACCTCCTCTTTGTT
Encoded proteins:
- the LOC121929711 gene encoding uncharacterized protein LOC121929711 isoform X2 gives rise to the protein MELETQQSRKPMSSCSFCLYLTPENSCQRIQSNTTYCICSLLSDETLCVDLRTQHGVLGGQPSQEEPFRKPAGLPDKAIVEWRGKCGLWWHGLLQLLFGESQCLPPHVLVIHLGGNDLSFVKGKALVLQAIRDMCFIRERWPFVKLIWSAMLPRQVWRCGCEPHILNRAHRWVNNKIRKAMNGGHICT
- the LOC121929711 gene encoding uncharacterized protein LOC121929711 isoform X1, whose translation is MQKGIILFSSGKNKAASSHPHLNNLVLPGELESDLSLFWHLQTLTSLSLYLQTPENSCQRIQSNTTYCICSLLSDETLCVDLRTQHGVLGGQPSQEEPFRKPAGLPDKAIVEWRGKCGLWWHGLLQLLFGESQCLPPHVLVIHLGGNDLSFVKGKALVLQAIRDMCFIRERWPFVKLIWSAMLPRQVWRCGCEPHILNRAHRWVNNKIRKAMNGGHICT